A genome region from Tolypothrix sp. PCC 7712 includes the following:
- a CDS encoding ABC transporter substrate-binding protein, with protein MPRISTALAFSVATLAAGFLLGACNDTTSNSNSTGNTQGTATPATNSTTTTNAKGLKIGSLLPSTGDLASIGQQMVGSVPLLVDTVNACGGVNGEPVALVPVDDQTDPKAGAAGMTKLATLDKVAGVVGSFASSVSTAAISVATPNKVMLISPGSTSPVFTEKAQKGDYKGFWARTAPPDTYQALALAQLAKKKGFKRVSTVVINNDYGVGFEKAFVQTFEKLGGTVVNKDKPVRYDPKAQTFDTEAAAAFAGKPDAVLAVLYAETGSIFLKTAYQQGLTKGVQILLTDGVKSPTFPEQVGKASDGKYILTGAIGTVPGSDGKALEGFNKLWKEKKGGSPGEYAPQAWDAAALLALAAQAAKENTGVGIASKIRDVSNGPGTEVTDVCEGLKLLKEGKKINYQGASGNVDVDANGDVVGVYDVWTVGDDGKITVIDKVNPK; from the coding sequence AACACACAAGGCACTGCTACCCCAGCAACCAACTCAACTACTACAACTAATGCCAAGGGACTGAAAATCGGTTCCTTACTACCATCAACAGGCGATTTAGCATCTATCGGTCAGCAGATGGTGGGTTCAGTTCCCTTGCTGGTGGACACAGTCAATGCTTGTGGTGGCGTAAACGGTGAACCAGTCGCCTTAGTACCAGTAGACGATCAAACAGATCCGAAAGCAGGTGCAGCTGGGATGACCAAACTTGCAACCTTGGATAAGGTAGCTGGTGTAGTGGGTTCCTTTGCTAGTAGCGTTTCCACTGCGGCTATCTCAGTGGCGACACCGAATAAAGTGATGTTGATTTCCCCTGGGAGTACCAGTCCTGTGTTTACGGAAAAGGCTCAAAAAGGCGACTATAAAGGCTTTTGGGCACGCACTGCACCCCCAGATACTTACCAAGCACTAGCCTTGGCGCAACTCGCTAAGAAAAAAGGATTTAAACGCGTTTCTACAGTCGTGATTAATAACGACTACGGTGTTGGTTTTGAAAAAGCATTTGTACAAACTTTTGAAAAATTAGGTGGAACAGTAGTTAATAAAGATAAACCTGTCCGTTATGATCCTAAGGCTCAGACCTTTGATACTGAAGCGGCGGCGGCTTTTGCCGGCAAACCAGATGCCGTATTAGCAGTACTCTATGCGGAGACAGGAAGTATATTTCTCAAAACTGCTTACCAGCAAGGCTTAACCAAAGGAGTGCAAATTCTGCTGACTGATGGCGTAAAATCACCCACTTTCCCAGAGCAAGTAGGCAAAGCTAGTGATGGCAAATATATTTTAACTGGTGCGATCGGTACCGTTCCCGGTTCCGATGGTAAAGCATTAGAAGGCTTTAACAAACTCTGGAAAGAGAAAAAAGGTGGTTCCCCAGGAGAATACGCACCTCAAGCTTGGGATGCAGCTGCATTATTAGCATTAGCCGCACAAGCTGCTAAAGAAAATACAGGTGTTGGCATTGCTAGTAAAATTCGAGACGTTTCTAATGGGCCGGGTACAGAAGTTACTGATGTTTGTGAAGGGCTAAAATTGCTCAAAGAAGGTAAAAAGATTAACTACCAAGGCGCTAGCGGTAACGTTGATGTTGACGCTAATGGCGATGTGGTTGGTGTTTACGATGTCTGGACTGTGGGAGATGATGGCAAAATCACGGTGATCGATAAAGTTAATCCTAAATAG